In Eubalaena glacialis isolate mEubGla1 chromosome 12, mEubGla1.1.hap2.+ XY, whole genome shotgun sequence, a single window of DNA contains:
- the LOC133102392 gene encoding receptor-binding cancer antigen expressed on SiSo cells, translated as MAITQFRLFKVCTCLATVFSFLKRLICRSGRGRKLSGDQITLPTTVDYSSVPKQTDVEEWASWDEDAPTSVKIEGGNGNVATQQNALEQLEPDYFKDVTPTIRKTQKIIIKKREPLNSGIPDGSTGFSSRLAATQDIPFIHQSPELGDLDTRQENTNAREEEEDAAWQAEEVLRQQKIADREKRGAEQQRKKMEKEAQRLMKKEQNKIGGKLS; from the coding sequence ATGGCTATCACACAGTTTCGGTTATTTAAAGTTTGTACCTGCCTAGCAACAGTATTCTCATTCCTAAAGAGATTAATATGCAGATCTGGCAGAGGACGGAAATTAAGTGGAGACCAAATAACTTTGCCAACTACAGTTGATTATTCATCAGTTCCTAAGCAGACAGATGTTGAAGAGTGGGCTTCCTGGGATGAAGATGCACCCACAAGTGTAAAGATTGAAGGAGGGAATGGGAATGTGGCAACACAGCAAAATGCTTTAGAACAACTGGAACCTGACTATTTTAAGGACGTGACACCAACTATAAGGAAAACCCAGAAAATCATTATTAAGAAGAGAGAACCATTAAATTCTGGCATCCCAGACGGTAGTACAGGTTTCTCTAGTAGACTAGCAGCTACACAAGATATCCCTTTTATTCATCAATCTCCTGAATTAGGTGACTTGGATACCAGGCAGGAAAATACCAATGCacgggaagaagaagaagatgcgGCCTGGCAAGCCGAAGAAGTTCTGAGGCAGCAGAAGATagcagacagagaaaagagaggagcagaacagcaaaggaagaaaatggaaaaggaagcaCAGCGGCTAATgaagaaggaacaaaacaaaattggTGGGAAACTTTCATAA